The following nucleotide sequence is from Psychroserpens sp. Hel_I_66.
TTAAAACAATTTATCGCAACGCAATATCATGGAATAAACCATTTTCAATCATTGGCTATGGCTGTAAAGAGATCTATGATGAATTAAGATTAAATGCAGTCGCATAATACAATAATTTAAATCACTTTAAAATGCAATCAATTACAGCAATTAGATCAAAAAAAATCTCTCCAGAACAACTCTTCATGTTGAGCGTGCTAGCAGTCAATGGAGGCAACTATCTTTATAATTTGATATTAGGTCGACTTTTAGGTCCAGCACAATTTGCAGATGCTGCAGTGTTGATTACATTTTTATTGGTCTTGTCTTTTGTGGCAATGACATTTCAATTGGTGACTGCAAAGTTTTCTGTGGTTTTTGAGAACAGTAGTTTCAATAATTTTATATCCAGAATTTATAAAAATGCTACATTATTTGGTGTTGTTTTGGGAACTTTAGTGATTGTGTTTGCTGGTCAATTGCAAGAACTGTTTCACACGTCGTCATCCAGTATGTTTGTCATTTTTGGTTTTGGTGTACCTCTATACTTTGTAATGAGTGTAAATCGTGGTGTGTATCAAGGTAAAAAAGCATTCAAATCTTTATCGATCACCTATCAAGCCGAAATGTTAAGTCGATTACTAATAACGCTGGGCTTGATAGTTTTTTTTGATATCCAATCTTCTGTGGTAATCGCTATCGGAATTTTGATCTCTTTTGGATTTGGTTTAATTCCTATTAAATTCAGTTCAATCAAATTTAGAGTTACTGAGCGTATCGCAAAAGTAGAGGCAAAGCAAGTGCGCAATTTTTTTGTCATTACCGCTTTTTATGAACTCACGCAAATCATTATCAATAATAGTGATATTCTGTTAGTGAAACACTATTTTGAATCGTACGATGCAGGATTATATGCTTCATTGGCTTTAATTGGTCGAATTGTATATTTCATTGCTTGGATGTTCGTGATGCTATTATTGCCAACCGTTGTTAAGCTTAAAAAAGAAGGCAAAGCAACTGCACCAATATTATTTAAGTATGTTGGATATATTGCTGTTATTGCATCTGTAATTGTTTTTGCTTGTGGGTTATTTCCAGAAACAGCAATCACATTATTATTTGGTGATAGCTATTTAGCAATGGCACCTTTACTTTGGAAATATGCCCTGGCGACCGGTGTCTTCGCCATTTCGAACATTTTTGCATATTACTATTTGTCTTTAGATCGGTACGTGCCAGTTATTTTTTCTGGACTTTTTGGGATGCTTCAAATGGGATTGGTCATTTTTTTTCATGAGAGTTTGGAGCAAGTAGTGCATATGCAAATTGCAGCCATGTTTTTGTTGCTCATATTTCAGGTAGTTTACTTTATTTACGATTCAAAATCGAAAGCTGCCAAAAGTTAAATCGAAGGCTTTATTCCATTCGTCTACAGTAAAAAGCATCCTATCTACAATACCCCTTTTTAATTCAGATTTTAACCCAAATTTGTAGTGTAATTAAATACTAATATTAAAAATACCTATTATGAAATTAGCAATCGTAACAGCATATCCACCGAGTAAAGTCACTTTAAATGAGTATGCATTTCACTTGGTAAAACACTTTAGACAAAAAGAAACGATTACAGAAATTGTATTACTTACAGATAAAACTGAAGGTACTAAAGATATCACTTTTACAGAAGAGGGTTGTAAAATAACAGTAAAAGAATGTTGGGCTTTTAATAGCTACGCTAATATTATAAATGTAACTAAAGCGATTAACAGCACACAACCAGATGCAGTTTTATTCAATCTACAATTTATGAAGTTTGGAGATAAGAAAATTGCTGCAGCTTTAGGGTTAATGCTACCATTGGTTTGTAAACTTAAAAAAATTCCTAACGTTGTGTTACTTCACAATATATTAGAGGAAGTAGATTTGGGATCTGCAGGTTTTACATCTAATAAGTTCATGCAAAAAGTATATGGTTTTATAGGAACGAGCTTAACGAAATTAATATTGCAGGCAGATACGGTTGCAGTAACGATGCAAAAGTATGTGACTATTTTGGAAGAGAAATACAACGCTAAGAATGTACAATTGATTCCTCACGGAACATTTGAAGTTACGGAAGAGCAGCCAACCTATTCCATACCAGAAGGTCCGTTACAAGTGATGACCTTTGGTAAATTTGGAACTTACAAAAAAGTAGAAGGTATGATTGAAGCTGTTGAAATGGTTAGAGCTTCTACAGGTTTGGATCTAGAAGTTGTCATTGCAGGAACAGACAATCCAAATGTGCCTGGTTATTTAGCAAAAGTTCAAGAAGATTATAAGCATGTACCAAAGGTTCGTTTTACGGGTTACGTAGAAGAGCATGAAGTGCCAACATTGTTTAATGAATGTGCTGTAACTGTTTTCCCTTATACTTCAACAACAGGAAGCTCAGGCGTATTGCACCAGGCAGGAAGTTATGGTAAAGCGGTTGTGATGCCAGACTTAGGGGATTTAGCTTTATTGGTTAAAGATGAAGGATATCAAGGGGAGTTTTTTGAGCCAACTTCAGTTGAGAGTTTAGCCCGAGCGATTGAAGCTATTGTGACTAATGAATCTTACAGAATAGCATTAGGAAAAGCAAATTATAAAGCAGCTACAGCTTATCCAATGTCAAAAATTACAGAGATGTATTTGAATGCTTTCTCTACTATAATTAACAGTAAAAAATCAACTCCAAACGTAGATGTAATTACTGCTTAGAAATGTATTTGAACGACTCCTTCTTTGCTCCTTTTTTATCAATAAAACCGAATTTTTTTTGAGCATTTTTTCGCCAAGGAAGTCCACCTACGACTTCCTTTGGTATTTCAGTGAAATCATATAAAGTCCAAGACACATATTGCAGATTATTAGCTGCGATAATGTCTTGGGCTTTTTTGTGGTAGTCGGCTTGATCGTCTTGATCATTTCCAAACGGATTCCAAAATCCGTTATAAGAGGCTTCACCAAATTCACCCATAACTAAAGCCTTATCTGGAATGGTTTCTTTTAATTTTTTAATCGAAGTATCTAGATCCTCCAAATCTTCATAATAATGAAAGGAGACGAAATCAACCTTGTCCTTTAATAAAGCAGCACTTTGTGTGTTGGACCAACCAATGGTTACAGGATGTTTGTCGTCAACAGATTTTACGAGATCTATCATGGTATGTAACCATGCCATGACATTGGTTTGTCCTCTAGATTCAAAATCTAGATTGGGCTCATTTTTGATGTCCCAGGCAACTAATGCTCTATGGTTTTTTAATGTGTTGACAATAGTTTCTGCATGACGACTATTGAGCGTCCAATCTAATACGTCATAATTTCCGTAGAAATCAAAAAGTGTAACGATAACATCAAGTTGAGCAATTTCTGCAGCGTCTAAGGTTTCTTTTAATTGATCTAGTTTGGCGTTATCAACATTTGCTTTTCCGAAGTCATCATATTGAACAAAAACCCGTACCGTATTTAACCCAGCGTCTTTTATGATTTTAAAATCTTTGGCTATGGTGTCTTTAGAAAATGTATCTCCAAACATATTCCAAGGTGTCGCTTGCGGGTAGTAGTTGATGCCTTTGATATTGAGATGAGCAGTAGAAATGGGTTTGTGTTCTCTGTTATGATCTTCTGTAGTTGTTTTGACCAGATGTCTAATCCTCCAAAAGCCATCCTCAAGGAGCAATACTATTTTGTAAGTGGATATTTCCGTAGATTCTAAAACCATCTTTTCATCTTGGAACAAACGTTTATATTCCACGACATCTCTATCTGTAATAACCGCTAGTTGTCCATCTTCGCTAAAAAACTCTAGAGTGGGATGGTGCTCAAGAGTCGTAGATTCTACCGTAATATTCTGGTCGGTATTGAGCGCTATCATGTCGTACAAATTGAGTCTGGCGCTATCTGTATAATAATCTTTTATACCAGCAGTATTATTTGTTTTGTAAGAGATATGCTTTACATACCAAGCATCTAAATAGTCGTTTTCTATGGCATTTAAATTTTGATCATCTATTGGTCGACCTTCATTTTGTAAAGGTGCCCAGATTACTTTAGGAGCGTATTGTTCTATTTTTTTAATTTCGGTATGAAGCATCGTACTGCGGTCTGCCCCAGTATTGAGATATCCAAACAATGCACTAATTCCCGAAACAATCAAAGCTATAATCATAATATAGGATGCGATTAAAATGACCCGAACTATATTTTTATTACGACTTACCATAGTTGGAGCAGATTAAATGATTTTTCTAAACCAGCTGTGGTAATTATAACTTTATAAGTGTCATTCTTAAAATTATTTGGGCTTAAATTGAAATTCACGAACCCATCAATGGATGTCTTATGGATACTCTCTAAAAGCTCATCATTTTTATAAACCAAAAGGTTCACGGGCAAACCGTCGGGTATCATTTGTTTCATAAAACTTTGCAAAGGACCAACTTTGATATTACGGTTGGTTTTTGAGAAACTCACCTCAAAATCTTCAATCACCTGTTTATAATCCAAAGTAATCAAATTGCTCTCTGCCATCCCATCCACATAAGCTTTTATAGACCATTGTGTTTCATAATCTGGATGAATCATCATGGCAGTTGCCACACCTTTAATTGTGGTTCCAGAGGTTTGGAGACTGTTGTTTTTTTTGTTGGTAATATAAAATGAAACATACGTGCCATCACTCACCACATTATTGTGTTTGTCCTTAATTACAGAGGTTTCAAAAGTGGTAATTTGATTACCATCTGCATAATTATGAGGTCGCAAAGCGGAAATATTAAAATTTGTAGGTATGGCTGGAAAAACCGTTATCGTGAATTCTTTAGAATTGGTGTTCTTGCTTTCTGAAGAGACTAGCATGCGTCCGCTTTTTTCTTCGGAATAGATATTTTTGTAGGCAATACTGTTTTTAGTTGTGATACCGTTGGGCGTTTCATTACTTAAGAATTGATATTTTGCGTCTACTGTCGTGTTATCTGGCAATGCGTTATCTAAAGAATCTGTTGGAATCACAACAAGCATGGTGTAATCTGTACCGCCAGCTTCTATACTTGGCGGTCCAATATAGCTTTCTATAGAAACGACTTCCTGCATCGGGATAATCTCAAATTGTCCAGATAATGTGGTTTTATCATCGCGTAATAATTTCCATTGCACTTGTCCTGTTTTGTTGCTGATGTTCTTTGGTATAGAATACGTAAGTGTAGTATCTTCATTCGTGGACGTTACTATTGTAGACCCATAACTACCAGAACAGTATAATTTAGGTATTACGTTTTCCGAAGAAGAAAATCTTAAAAGGATTGTGCTTCCTGCTTCATATTCGGTTTGAGTTGTTAGCAGTTTTATATCAATAGGAGCCTTGTTTGCTTGTATGGTAGCAAATGATAATAATGAAATTAAACCTAAAAATAATATGTAAAAACGTTTTGGTTGCATTATTTGGGTTTTCCTATGTAAGTGTTTGTTTCAATTTTTATAAAACTAAAATTTGGATGTTCTATGCTCTGAAATTCTAAATCAAGGTGATTCTCGATCCTGTTTGGTACTATTTTGTTCGAGATAGGTTCATTTGGCAGACCGTTTACAAAAATATTCTCCATGTTATCGCTTATGATTGTGAAATTGCCATTCTCAATGAGAGGGTATTTGAAATATTGTTTGCGTTGTTGCCTTATGCCTGCTTTGACAAATATATGATCAACCCAAACTAATGTTTTATTGGCATCATAATAACTAACCAAAAGTTGAGGTATTGTTATTTCTTGAAGCCCGCTATTAAATAAACTCCCTTGAATTTCACCGTTAGTGATGCTCATATCGTTTAATACGATTTTTTTATAAAGATCTGAGCCAGATACATTACCTGCAGCTTGTAGATTAAATTTGATTGGTTGATCCTCTAATTCTATAGGTGTAAACTC
It contains:
- a CDS encoding oligosaccharide flippase family protein, which produces MQSITAIRSKKISPEQLFMLSVLAVNGGNYLYNLILGRLLGPAQFADAAVLITFLLVLSFVAMTFQLVTAKFSVVFENSSFNNFISRIYKNATLFGVVLGTLVIVFAGQLQELFHTSSSSMFVIFGFGVPLYFVMSVNRGVYQGKKAFKSLSITYQAEMLSRLLITLGLIVFFDIQSSVVIAIGILISFGFGLIPIKFSSIKFRVTERIAKVEAKQVRNFFVITAFYELTQIIINNSDILLVKHYFESYDAGLYASLALIGRIVYFIAWMFVMLLLPTVVKLKKEGKATAPILFKYVGYIAVIASVIVFACGLFPETAITLLFGDSYLAMAPLLWKYALATGVFAISNIFAYYYLSLDRYVPVIFSGLFGMLQMGLVIFFHESLEQVVHMQIAAMFLLLIFQVVYFIYDSKSKAAKS
- a CDS encoding glycoside hydrolase family 2 TIM barrel-domain containing protein; protein product: MVSRNKNIVRVILIASYIMIIALIVSGISALFGYLNTGADRSTMLHTEIKKIEQYAPKVIWAPLQNEGRPIDDQNLNAIENDYLDAWYVKHISYKTNNTAGIKDYYTDSARLNLYDMIALNTDQNITVESTTLEHHPTLEFFSEDGQLAVITDRDVVEYKRLFQDEKMVLESTEISTYKIVLLLEDGFWRIRHLVKTTTEDHNREHKPISTAHLNIKGINYYPQATPWNMFGDTFSKDTIAKDFKIIKDAGLNTVRVFVQYDDFGKANVDNAKLDQLKETLDAAEIAQLDVIVTLFDFYGNYDVLDWTLNSRHAETIVNTLKNHRALVAWDIKNEPNLDFESRGQTNVMAWLHTMIDLVKSVDDKHPVTIGWSNTQSAALLKDKVDFVSFHYYEDLEDLDTSIKKLKETIPDKALVMGEFGEASYNGFWNPFGNDQDDQADYHKKAQDIIAANNLQYVSWTLYDFTEIPKEVVGGLPWRKNAQKKFGFIDKKGAKKESFKYISKQ
- a CDS encoding glycosyltransferase, producing the protein MKLAIVTAYPPSKVTLNEYAFHLVKHFRQKETITEIVLLTDKTEGTKDITFTEEGCKITVKECWAFNSYANIINVTKAINSTQPDAVLFNLQFMKFGDKKIAAALGLMLPLVCKLKKIPNVVLLHNILEEVDLGSAGFTSNKFMQKVYGFIGTSLTKLILQADTVAVTMQKYVTILEEKYNAKNVQLIPHGTFEVTEEQPTYSIPEGPLQVMTFGKFGTYKKVEGMIEAVEMVRASTGLDLEVVIAGTDNPNVPGYLAKVQEDYKHVPKVRFTGYVEEHEVPTLFNECAVTVFPYTSTTGSSGVLHQAGSYGKAVVMPDLGDLALLVKDEGYQGEFFEPTSVESLARAIEAIVTNESYRIALGKANYKAATAYPMSKITEMYLNAFSTIINSKKSTPNVDVITA